The window GTTTGACGACCGGCACGCCTGCTGCCGCGGCGACCAGGGCCGAGCCGGTGGAAAGATTGAGACTCCCTGACCCGTCGCCACCCGTCCCCACGATGTCGACCGCCGGAGCATCAGCAGGAATGTCGGGGCGAATGGCGATTTCGCGTAGCCCAAGGGCGAATGCCCTGATCTCGTCGGGTGTCTCACCCTTGGTTCGAAGACCGGCGAGCGCTGCTGCGGCCAGAACCGGGTCCAGATCCGGATCGGTCAGATGACCGAGCATCGTGCGGGCCTCACGTTCGGTGAGATCGGTGCCGGAGAGCACTTTGTCGACGAGCGCTCTCATGTCGAAACCGTCATGAGCGACTCGGAATCCTTCGCCGGGCTGAGATCGAGGAAGTTCTGCAGGAGCCGGTCACCTATCGGCGTGAGCACGCTCTCCGGGTGGAACTGCACCCCCTCGATCGGCAACTCCCGATGACGGATGCCCATGATCTCTCCCTCTGACGTGTAGGCCGAGATCATCAGCTCGGCAGCGAGGCCCTCCTCGGCCACTGCCAGGGAGTGATATCTGCCCGCCTGCAACGGATTGGAGAGCCCTTGAAAGATGGTGCGCCTGTCGTGATACACCGGTGACGCCTTTCCGTGCATGAGCGTCTGGGCAGGACCGACGGTGCCGCCGAACACGGCGGCCACCGCC of the bacterium BMS3Abin02 genome contains:
- the pabA gene encoding aminodeoxychorismate/anthranilate synthase component 2 produces the protein MNHHVLIIDNYDSFTYNLVQAFMILDAEVSVRTNDQITADTAMALEPTHLVISPGPGRPEAAGVSMDIIDAFAERIPILGVCLGHQAVAAVFGGTVGPAQTLMHGKASPVYHDRRTIFQGLSNPLQAGRYHSLAVAEEGLAAELMISAYTSEGEIMGIRHRELPIEGVQFHPESVLTPIGDRLLQNFLDLSPAKDSESLMTVST